A single Osmerus mordax isolate fOsmMor3 chromosome 7, fOsmMor3.pri, whole genome shotgun sequence DNA region contains:
- the larp4aa gene encoding la ribonucleoprotein 4Aa isoform X1 — translation MSSDQGGEPPLLQEEADPGPKTSGKDKTPPGIGGGSGGMVTSKGAGLNPNAKVWQEMPVAASEAPAEADDGSQWPQADITEGYSEPSPAVCKPYPVCVLPLEEDSPAAAAAAAAEVAVNGLDPSDPGFPPTEVTTAVVSKMTAEQPLPSENLREVLKKELEFYFSRENLSKDLYLMSQMDSDQFVPIWTIASMEGIKAHTTDMDLILDVLRSSPMVQVDEKGEKVRPNHKRCIIILREVPETTPVEEVEALFKNDNCPKVISVEFAHNNNWYITFQSDTDAQQAHRYLREEVKTFQGKPIMARIKAINTFFAKNGYRSMDSSMYAQQTQTQSQYSSPLYMQPVYPQQQYPVYGIVPPTWTTSPAPYFETPLAPFPNSGFVNGFNSPGHYKSGSNSLNISRPFNRNRVPLYSRKNVINAFRNHVKPQMRSGEVCPAAATPQESLTGLRSPQPPSTPASVQAPTDINAAFPHLSSDPDDGMAGRGRRSTYRGTRRRREDERIPRPTPLAEVKLSPPKFDLAATNFPPLPGSVVSTQGEPVLENRMSDVVRGLNKDKQTEQASKEASAHVAPAPEEAAPVSSLAQPVAKPAAQPHGPPAPSVTHHEKKVERAEPPAPKVAQQSAPPPTTPNPPSSTQPLPGPKPQPSVMSSSQAAASTSASSTTSTSTTTAPIPVMEPRKLSYAEVCQRPPKDYPPPASAQAPSPSGSAAGQPLRELRVNKAEEPGSSSGSSPGDRQDKTHEREGGWECKESRPPRDSQGYRSNGPRGSGGLKFREQRRPPPARRSSPQGGPRHTGKEQNIPPALPK, via the exons ATGAGTTCGGACCAGGGCGGAGAGCCGCCGCTGTTGCAGGAGGAGGCTGATCCGGGACCGAAGACCAGTGGGAAGGACAAAACACCACCTGGGATCGGTGGAGGGTCAGGCGGCATG GTCACCTCCAAGGGCGCAGGTCTGAACCCCAATGCCAAGGTGTGGCAGGAGATGCCTGTGGCTGCCAGCGAGGCTCCTGCTGAGGCAGACGATGGCTCCCAGTGGCCCCAGGCCGACATCACAGAGG GTTATTCTGAGCCTTCCCCTGCTGTATGTAAACCATACCCAGTCTGCGTCCTCCCCCTGGAGGAGGATAGCcctgcggcggcggcggcggcggcggcagaGGTCGCTGTGAACGGCTTGGATCCTTCAGACCCAGGGTTCCCCCCTACTGAGGTCACCACCGCAG tgGTCTCCAAGATGACGGCCGAGCAGCCCCTCCCTTCAGAGAACCTGCGGGAGGTACTCAAGAAAGAGCTGGAGTTCTACTTCTCTAG GGAGAACCTGTCCAAGGACCTGTACCTAATGTCCCAGATGGACAGTGACCAGTTTGTCCCCATCTGGACCATCGCCAGCATGGAAGGCATCAAGGCCCACACCACTGACATGGACCTCATCTTGGACGTGTTGAGAT cctctccgATGGTACAGGTggatgagaagggagagaaggtccGTCCCAATCACAAGCGTTGCATCATCATCCTGAGGGAGGTTCCTGAGACGACGCCCGTGGAG gaagtggaggccctCTTTAAAAATGACAACTGTCCGAAGGTGATAAGTGTGGAATTTGCGCACAACAATAACTGGTACATCACATTCCAATCAGACACGGATGCTCAACAg GCGCACCGATACTTAAGAGAGGAAGTAAAAACATTTCAGGGAAAACCCATCATG GCAAGAATAAAGGCCATCAACACGTTCTTTGCTAAGAATGGCTACCGTAGCATGGACAGCAGCATGTACGCCCAGCAGACACAGACCCAGTCCCAGTACAGTTCACCTCTCTACATGCAGCCCGTCTACCCTCAGCAGCAGTATCCTGTCTACGGCATCGTCCCCCCCACCTGGACAACCTCCCCAGCACCCTACTTTGAGACCCCCCTG GCACCGTTTCCGAACAGTGGCTTTGTCAACGGGTTCAACTCTCCCGGGCACTACAAATCGGGCTCGAactctctcaatatctctcgGCCCTTCAACAGAAACCG TGTCCCCCTCTATTCAAGAAAGAATGTAATAAATGCCTTCAG AAACCATGTGAAGCCCCAGATGAGGTCAGGCGAGGTGTGCCCTGCGGCTGCGACCCCCCAGGAGAGCCTGACTGGCCTccgcagcccccagccccccagcaccCCGGCCTCGGTACAGGCCCCCACCGACATAAACGCAGCCTTCCCGCACCTCTCATCGGACCCTGACGACGGCATGGCTGGGCGTGGAAG GAGGAGTACCTACAGAGGCacccggaggaggagagaggacgagcgCATCCCG AGGCCCACACCCCTGGCTGAGGTGAAGCTTTCACCCCCAAAGTTTGACCTGGCTGCGACCAATTTCCCCCCTCTGCCTGGCAGTGTGGTCAGCACACAGGGGGAGCCCGTTCTGGAAAACCGAATGTCTGACGTAGTGCGCGGTCTGAACAAGGACAAG CAGACGGAACAAGCCAGTAAGGAAGCCAGTGCACACGTTGCCCCGGCCCCAGAGGAAGCTGCACCTGTTTCCAGTCTTGCTCAGCCTGTAGCCAAACCTGCTGCACAGCCCCATGGACCACCCGCCCCCAG TGTGACCCATCATGAGAAGAAAGTGGAGCGAGCCGAGCCCCCCGCCCCCAAGGTGGCCCAGCAGTCAGCCCCGCCTCCCACTACGCCCAACCCACCCTCTTCCACGCAGCCCCTACCTGGTCCTAAGCCTCAACCCAGTGTCATGTCGTCCTCACAAGCTGCTGCGAGCACCAGCGcctccagcaccaccagcacctccaccaccactgcCCCCATCCCCGTAATG GAGCCCCGCAAGCTCAGCTATGCCGAGGTTTGCCAGCGACCACCCAAGGACTACCCTCCCCCAGCTTCCGCCCAGGCCCCGTCCCCCTCCGGCAGCGCGGCAGGCCAGCCCCTGCGGGAGCTGCGCGTCAACAAGGCCGAGGAGCCCGGCTCCAGCAGCGGGAGCAGCCCTGGAGACAGGCAGGACAAGACCCACGAgcgagaggggggctgggagtgCAAAGAGAGCCGGCCCCCACGCGACTCCCAAGGTTACCGCAGCAACGGACCCCGAGGCAGTGGGGGCCTCAAGTTCCGCGAACAGAGACGCCCCCCACCGGCCCGGCGCAGCTCCCCCCAGGGGGGCCCCAGACACACTGGCAAAGAGCAGAATATTCCCCCAGCATTGCCAAAGTAA
- the asb8 gene encoding ankyrin repeat and SOCS box protein 8 has protein sequence MSSTMWYIMQSIQSKYSLSERLIRTIAAIRSFPHDNVEDLIRRGADVNRMHGTLKPLHCACMVADADCVELLLEKGAEVNALDGYNRTALHYAAEKDEGCVELLLEYGAQPDALDGNKDTPLHWASFKDNPECVRALLESGACPNVRDYNNDTPLSWAAMKGNLESVKVLLEYGAQVHVTNLKGQTPISRLVALLARGLGTEQEEECLELLCRAAGRFEIRRADGTLPRELSKDPQLLARLTSMVAQAPSLRSLARFTVRQSLGVRFLPTAVKELPLPESVKEYVLLRD, from the exons ATGAGCTCTACTATGTGGTATATAATGCAAAGCATTCAGAGTAAATACTCCTTGTCCGAGCGACTCATTCGCACTATTGCAGCCATCCGCTCCTTCCCACATGACAACGTGGAGGATCTCATACGCAGA GGAGCTGATGTGAACCGCATGCATGGCACCCTGAAGCCGTTGCACTGTGCCTGCATGGTGGCTGATGCAGACTGCGTGGAGCTGTTGTTAGAGAAAGGAGCTGAG GTGAATGCCCTGGATGGCTACAACCGCACCGCGCTACACTATGCAGCAGAGAAGGATGAAGGCTGTGTGGAGCTCCTGCTGGAGTATGGTGCCCAGCCCGATGCCCTCGATGGCAACAAGGACACTCCGTTGCACTGGGCCTCCTTCAAAGACAACCCGGAGTGCGTGAGAGCTCTGCTGGAGAGCGGAGCCTGTCCCAACGTCCGAGACTACAACAATGACACACCCCTGAGCTGGGCCGCCATGAAGGGCAACCTCGAGAGCGTCAAGGTCCTGCTGGAGTACGGGGCCCAGGTCCACGTCACCAACTTGAAGGGCCAGACGCCAATCTCCAGGCTGGTGGCCCTCCTGGCTCGGGGCCTTggcacagagcaggaggaggaatgtCTGGAGCTGCTGTGTCGGGCGGCAGGGAGGTTTGAAATCCGTCGGGCCGATGGCACCCTTCCCCGGGAGCTCAGCAAGGATCCCCAGCTCCTGGCCCGGCTCACCAGCATGGTGGCCcaggccccctccctccgcaGCCTGGCCCGATTCACTGTCCGACAGAGCCTTGGCGTGCGGTTCCTCCCCACGGCCGTCAAAGAGCTTCCCCTACCGGAGTCTGTTAAAGAGTATGTACTGCTGAGAGACTGA
- the larp4aa gene encoding la ribonucleoprotein 4Aa isoform X3 yields MSSDQGGEPPLLQEEADPGPKTSGKDKTPPGIGGGSGGMVTSKGAGLNPNAKVWQEMPVAASEAPAEADDGSQWPQADITEGYSEPSPAVCKPYPVCVLPLEEDSPAAAAAAAAEVAVNGLDPSDPGFPPTEVTTAVVSKMTAEQPLPSENLREVLKKELEFYFSRENLSKDLYLMSQMDSDQFVPIWTIASMEGIKAHTTDMDLILDVLRSSPMVQVDEKGEKVRPNHKRCIIILREVPETTPVEEVEALFKNDNCPKVISVEFAHNNNWYITFQSDTDAQQAHRYLREEVKTFQGKPIMARIKAINTFFAKNGYRSMDSSMYAQQTQTQSQYSSPLYMQPVYPQQQYPVYGIVPPTWTTSPAPYFETPLAPFPNSGFVNGFNSPGHYKSGSNSLNISRPFNRNRNHVKPQMRSGEVCPAAATPQESLTGLRSPQPPSTPASVQAPTDINAAFPHLSSDPDDGMAGRGRRSTYRGTRRRREDERIPRPTPLAEVKLSPPKFDLAATNFPPLPGSVVSTQGEPVLENRMSDVVRGLNKDKQTEQASKEASAHVAPAPEEAAPVSSLAQPVAKPAAQPHGPPAPSVTHHEKKVERAEPPAPKVAQQSAPPPTTPNPPSSTQPLPGPKPQPSVMSSSQAAASTSASSTTSTSTTTAPIPVMEPRKLSYAEVCQRPPKDYPPPASAQAPSPSGSAAGQPLRELRVNKAEEPGSSSGSSPGDRQDKTHEREGGWECKESRPPRDSQGYRSNGPRGSGGLKFREQRRPPPARRSSPQGGPRHTGKEQNIPPALPK; encoded by the exons ATGAGTTCGGACCAGGGCGGAGAGCCGCCGCTGTTGCAGGAGGAGGCTGATCCGGGACCGAAGACCAGTGGGAAGGACAAAACACCACCTGGGATCGGTGGAGGGTCAGGCGGCATG GTCACCTCCAAGGGCGCAGGTCTGAACCCCAATGCCAAGGTGTGGCAGGAGATGCCTGTGGCTGCCAGCGAGGCTCCTGCTGAGGCAGACGATGGCTCCCAGTGGCCCCAGGCCGACATCACAGAGG GTTATTCTGAGCCTTCCCCTGCTGTATGTAAACCATACCCAGTCTGCGTCCTCCCCCTGGAGGAGGATAGCcctgcggcggcggcggcggcggcggcagaGGTCGCTGTGAACGGCTTGGATCCTTCAGACCCAGGGTTCCCCCCTACTGAGGTCACCACCGCAG tgGTCTCCAAGATGACGGCCGAGCAGCCCCTCCCTTCAGAGAACCTGCGGGAGGTACTCAAGAAAGAGCTGGAGTTCTACTTCTCTAG GGAGAACCTGTCCAAGGACCTGTACCTAATGTCCCAGATGGACAGTGACCAGTTTGTCCCCATCTGGACCATCGCCAGCATGGAAGGCATCAAGGCCCACACCACTGACATGGACCTCATCTTGGACGTGTTGAGAT cctctccgATGGTACAGGTggatgagaagggagagaaggtccGTCCCAATCACAAGCGTTGCATCATCATCCTGAGGGAGGTTCCTGAGACGACGCCCGTGGAG gaagtggaggccctCTTTAAAAATGACAACTGTCCGAAGGTGATAAGTGTGGAATTTGCGCACAACAATAACTGGTACATCACATTCCAATCAGACACGGATGCTCAACAg GCGCACCGATACTTAAGAGAGGAAGTAAAAACATTTCAGGGAAAACCCATCATG GCAAGAATAAAGGCCATCAACACGTTCTTTGCTAAGAATGGCTACCGTAGCATGGACAGCAGCATGTACGCCCAGCAGACACAGACCCAGTCCCAGTACAGTTCACCTCTCTACATGCAGCCCGTCTACCCTCAGCAGCAGTATCCTGTCTACGGCATCGTCCCCCCCACCTGGACAACCTCCCCAGCACCCTACTTTGAGACCCCCCTG GCACCGTTTCCGAACAGTGGCTTTGTCAACGGGTTCAACTCTCCCGGGCACTACAAATCGGGCTCGAactctctcaatatctctcgGCCCTTCAACAGAAACCG AAACCATGTGAAGCCCCAGATGAGGTCAGGCGAGGTGTGCCCTGCGGCTGCGACCCCCCAGGAGAGCCTGACTGGCCTccgcagcccccagccccccagcaccCCGGCCTCGGTACAGGCCCCCACCGACATAAACGCAGCCTTCCCGCACCTCTCATCGGACCCTGACGACGGCATGGCTGGGCGTGGAAG GAGGAGTACCTACAGAGGCacccggaggaggagagaggacgagcgCATCCCG AGGCCCACACCCCTGGCTGAGGTGAAGCTTTCACCCCCAAAGTTTGACCTGGCTGCGACCAATTTCCCCCCTCTGCCTGGCAGTGTGGTCAGCACACAGGGGGAGCCCGTTCTGGAAAACCGAATGTCTGACGTAGTGCGCGGTCTGAACAAGGACAAG CAGACGGAACAAGCCAGTAAGGAAGCCAGTGCACACGTTGCCCCGGCCCCAGAGGAAGCTGCACCTGTTTCCAGTCTTGCTCAGCCTGTAGCCAAACCTGCTGCACAGCCCCATGGACCACCCGCCCCCAG TGTGACCCATCATGAGAAGAAAGTGGAGCGAGCCGAGCCCCCCGCCCCCAAGGTGGCCCAGCAGTCAGCCCCGCCTCCCACTACGCCCAACCCACCCTCTTCCACGCAGCCCCTACCTGGTCCTAAGCCTCAACCCAGTGTCATGTCGTCCTCACAAGCTGCTGCGAGCACCAGCGcctccagcaccaccagcacctccaccaccactgcCCCCATCCCCGTAATG GAGCCCCGCAAGCTCAGCTATGCCGAGGTTTGCCAGCGACCACCCAAGGACTACCCTCCCCCAGCTTCCGCCCAGGCCCCGTCCCCCTCCGGCAGCGCGGCAGGCCAGCCCCTGCGGGAGCTGCGCGTCAACAAGGCCGAGGAGCCCGGCTCCAGCAGCGGGAGCAGCCCTGGAGACAGGCAGGACAAGACCCACGAgcgagaggggggctgggagtgCAAAGAGAGCCGGCCCCCACGCGACTCCCAAGGTTACCGCAGCAACGGACCCCGAGGCAGTGGGGGCCTCAAGTTCCGCGAACAGAGACGCCCCCCACCGGCCCGGCGCAGCTCCCCCCAGGGGGGCCCCAGACACACTGGCAAAGAGCAGAATATTCCCCCAGCATTGCCAAAGTAA
- the larp4aa gene encoding la ribonucleoprotein 4Aa isoform X2: MSSDQGGEPPLLQEEADPGPKTSGKDKTPPGIGGGSGGMVTSKGAGLNPNAKVWQEMPVAASEAPAEADDGSQWPQADITEGYSEPSPAVCKPYPVCVLPLEEDSPAAAAAAAAEVAVNGLDPSDPGFPPTEVTTAVVSKMTAEQPLPSENLREVLKKELEFYFSRENLSKDLYLMSQMDSDQFVPIWTIASMEGIKAHTTDMDLILDVLRSSPMVQVDEKGEKVRPNHKRCIIILREVPETTPVEEVEALFKNDNCPKVISVEFAHNNNWYITFQSDTDAQQAHRYLREEVKTFQGKPIMARIKAINTFFAKNGYRSMDSSMYAQQTQTQSQYSSPLYMQPVYPQQQYPVYGIVPPTWTTSPAPYFETPLAPFPNSGFVNGFNSPGHYKSGSNSLNISRPFNRNRVPLYSRKNVINAFRNHVKPQMRSGEVCPAAATPQESLTGLRSPQPPSTPASVQAPTDINAAFPHLSSDPDDGMAGRGRRSTYRGTRRRREDERIPRPTPLAEVKLSPPKFDLAATNFPPLPGSVVSTQGEPVLENRMSDVVRGLNKDKTEQASKEASAHVAPAPEEAAPVSSLAQPVAKPAAQPHGPPAPSVTHHEKKVERAEPPAPKVAQQSAPPPTTPNPPSSTQPLPGPKPQPSVMSSSQAAASTSASSTTSTSTTTAPIPVMEPRKLSYAEVCQRPPKDYPPPASAQAPSPSGSAAGQPLRELRVNKAEEPGSSSGSSPGDRQDKTHEREGGWECKESRPPRDSQGYRSNGPRGSGGLKFREQRRPPPARRSSPQGGPRHTGKEQNIPPALPK, from the exons ATGAGTTCGGACCAGGGCGGAGAGCCGCCGCTGTTGCAGGAGGAGGCTGATCCGGGACCGAAGACCAGTGGGAAGGACAAAACACCACCTGGGATCGGTGGAGGGTCAGGCGGCATG GTCACCTCCAAGGGCGCAGGTCTGAACCCCAATGCCAAGGTGTGGCAGGAGATGCCTGTGGCTGCCAGCGAGGCTCCTGCTGAGGCAGACGATGGCTCCCAGTGGCCCCAGGCCGACATCACAGAGG GTTATTCTGAGCCTTCCCCTGCTGTATGTAAACCATACCCAGTCTGCGTCCTCCCCCTGGAGGAGGATAGCcctgcggcggcggcggcggcggcggcagaGGTCGCTGTGAACGGCTTGGATCCTTCAGACCCAGGGTTCCCCCCTACTGAGGTCACCACCGCAG tgGTCTCCAAGATGACGGCCGAGCAGCCCCTCCCTTCAGAGAACCTGCGGGAGGTACTCAAGAAAGAGCTGGAGTTCTACTTCTCTAG GGAGAACCTGTCCAAGGACCTGTACCTAATGTCCCAGATGGACAGTGACCAGTTTGTCCCCATCTGGACCATCGCCAGCATGGAAGGCATCAAGGCCCACACCACTGACATGGACCTCATCTTGGACGTGTTGAGAT cctctccgATGGTACAGGTggatgagaagggagagaaggtccGTCCCAATCACAAGCGTTGCATCATCATCCTGAGGGAGGTTCCTGAGACGACGCCCGTGGAG gaagtggaggccctCTTTAAAAATGACAACTGTCCGAAGGTGATAAGTGTGGAATTTGCGCACAACAATAACTGGTACATCACATTCCAATCAGACACGGATGCTCAACAg GCGCACCGATACTTAAGAGAGGAAGTAAAAACATTTCAGGGAAAACCCATCATG GCAAGAATAAAGGCCATCAACACGTTCTTTGCTAAGAATGGCTACCGTAGCATGGACAGCAGCATGTACGCCCAGCAGACACAGACCCAGTCCCAGTACAGTTCACCTCTCTACATGCAGCCCGTCTACCCTCAGCAGCAGTATCCTGTCTACGGCATCGTCCCCCCCACCTGGACAACCTCCCCAGCACCCTACTTTGAGACCCCCCTG GCACCGTTTCCGAACAGTGGCTTTGTCAACGGGTTCAACTCTCCCGGGCACTACAAATCGGGCTCGAactctctcaatatctctcgGCCCTTCAACAGAAACCG TGTCCCCCTCTATTCAAGAAAGAATGTAATAAATGCCTTCAG AAACCATGTGAAGCCCCAGATGAGGTCAGGCGAGGTGTGCCCTGCGGCTGCGACCCCCCAGGAGAGCCTGACTGGCCTccgcagcccccagccccccagcaccCCGGCCTCGGTACAGGCCCCCACCGACATAAACGCAGCCTTCCCGCACCTCTCATCGGACCCTGACGACGGCATGGCTGGGCGTGGAAG GAGGAGTACCTACAGAGGCacccggaggaggagagaggacgagcgCATCCCG AGGCCCACACCCCTGGCTGAGGTGAAGCTTTCACCCCCAAAGTTTGACCTGGCTGCGACCAATTTCCCCCCTCTGCCTGGCAGTGTGGTCAGCACACAGGGGGAGCCCGTTCTGGAAAACCGAATGTCTGACGTAGTGCGCGGTCTGAACAAGGACAAG ACGGAACAAGCCAGTAAGGAAGCCAGTGCACACGTTGCCCCGGCCCCAGAGGAAGCTGCACCTGTTTCCAGTCTTGCTCAGCCTGTAGCCAAACCTGCTGCACAGCCCCATGGACCACCCGCCCCCAG TGTGACCCATCATGAGAAGAAAGTGGAGCGAGCCGAGCCCCCCGCCCCCAAGGTGGCCCAGCAGTCAGCCCCGCCTCCCACTACGCCCAACCCACCCTCTTCCACGCAGCCCCTACCTGGTCCTAAGCCTCAACCCAGTGTCATGTCGTCCTCACAAGCTGCTGCGAGCACCAGCGcctccagcaccaccagcacctccaccaccactgcCCCCATCCCCGTAATG GAGCCCCGCAAGCTCAGCTATGCCGAGGTTTGCCAGCGACCACCCAAGGACTACCCTCCCCCAGCTTCCGCCCAGGCCCCGTCCCCCTCCGGCAGCGCGGCAGGCCAGCCCCTGCGGGAGCTGCGCGTCAACAAGGCCGAGGAGCCCGGCTCCAGCAGCGGGAGCAGCCCTGGAGACAGGCAGGACAAGACCCACGAgcgagaggggggctgggagtgCAAAGAGAGCCGGCCCCCACGCGACTCCCAAGGTTACCGCAGCAACGGACCCCGAGGCAGTGGGGGCCTCAAGTTCCGCGAACAGAGACGCCCCCCACCGGCCCGGCGCAGCTCCCCCCAGGGGGGCCCCAGACACACTGGCAAAGAGCAGAATATTCCCCCAGCATTGCCAAAGTAA
- the LOC136945463 gene encoding ATP-dependent 6-phosphofructokinase, muscle type-like — MSTVPPSMDPTKMGVGRSIAVLTSGGDAQGMNAAVRATVRVGLYTGAKVFFVHEGYQGLVDGGVNIRPATWESVSMMLQLGGTVIGSARCTDFQTREGRMQAANNLVKLGITNLCVIGGDGSLTGANKFRCEWSELLLDLVRAGKITDDQAKSSTHLNIVGMVGSIDNDFCGTDMTIGTDSALHRIMEVVDAITTTAQSHQRTFILEVMGRHCGYLALVTALACGADWVFIPEMPPDEGWEDHLCRRLADQRARGCRLNVIIVAEGAMNRDGKPITSENIKQLVTKKLGFDTRTTVLGHVQRGGTPSAFDRILGSRMGVEAVMALLEATPETPACVVSLSGNQAIRLPLMECVQVTKDVTSAMAEGRFEDAIKLRGKSFENNWNTYKLLAHINPPDTKSNINVAILNVGAPCAGMNAAVRSAVRMGIIQGHNMLAVHDGFEGLAHGQIEPIAWTAVSGWTGKGGSELGTKRLLPSKMIEDISLNIAKFNIHALVIIGGFEAYVGGLEMVQAREKYEELCIPMVVIPATVSNNVPGSDFSVGADTALNTIVETCDRIKQSAAGTKRRVFIIETMGGHCGYLATMAGLAAGADAAYIYEDKFGIRDLEANVEHLVEKMKTTVKRGLILRNESCNPNYTTDFIFNLYSEEGKGVFDCRKNVLGHMQQGGTPTPFDRTFGTKMGAKSVLWLTDKLKECYRHGRIFANTPDSACMLGMKKRSLTFQPLTELKDHTDFEHRIPKKEWWLKLRPIMKILAKYNVSLDTTEHAHMEHVIKKRVQP; from the exons ATGTCCACTGTTCCCCCTAGCATGGACCCCACCAAGATGGGGGTAGGGCGCTCCATCGCCGTGCTGACTTCCGGAGGCGATGCCCAAG GTATGAATGCGGCTGTGAGGGCCACAGTTCGAGTCGGCCTCTACACGGGAGCGAAAGTCTTCTTTGTTCATGAA GGCTACCAGGGGCTTGTGGACGGGGGGGTGAACATTCGCCCCGCAACATGGGAGAGTGTGTCCATGATGCTGCAATTG GGCGGCACTGTTATCGGCAGTGCCCGTTGCACAGACTTCCAGACCAGAGAGGGCCGTATGCAGGCGGCAAACAACCTGGTCAAGCTGGGCATCACCAACCTGTGTGTGATCGGGGGCGACGGCAGTCTGACCGGTGCCAACAAGTTCAGGTGTGAGTGGAGCGAGCTGCTGCTTGACCTCGTGAGAGccg GTAAGATCACCGATGACCAGGCTAAGAGCTCCACACATCTCAACATTGTTGGCATGGTGGGCTCCATCGATAATGACTTCTGTGGCACCGACATGACAATCGGCACTGACTCCGCCCTGCACCGCATCATGGAGGTGGTGGACGCCATCACAACGACAGCCCAGAG CCACCAGAGGACCTTTATTCTGGAGGTGATGGGCAGACACTGTGG ATACCTTGCCCTGGTAACAGCCCTGGCGTGCGGCGCTGACTGGGTCTTTATTCCTGAAATGCCTCCAGATGAGGGATGGGAGGATCATCTGTGTAGGAGACTGGCAGAT CAACGAGCCAGAGGCTGCCGCCTGAATGTGATCATTGTTGCTGAGGGAGCCATGAACAGGGACGGCAAGCCCATCACCTCTGAGAACATCAAGCAG CTGGTGACCAAGAAGCTGGGCTTTGACACTCGCACCACAGTCCTCGGACACGTGCAGAGAGGCGGCACTCCCTCTGCCTTCGACAGGATCCTG GGCAGCAGGATGGGCGTTGAGGCAGTGATGGCTCTGCTGGAGGCCACCCCCGAGACCCCTGCCTGCGTGGTCAGCCTGTCAGGGAACCAGGCCATCAGGCTTCCCCTCATGGAGTGCGTGCAAGTG ACAAAGGATGTGACTTCTGCCATGGCTGAAGGTCGATTTGAAGACGCTATTAAGCTCAGGGGAAA GAGTTTTGAGAATAACTGGAATACATACAAACTGCTGGCTCACATCAACCCCCCTGATACCAAG AGCAACATCAACGTGGCCATCCTTAACGTCGGGGCCCCCTGCGCCGGTATGAACGCTGCCGTCCGCTCCGCTGTCAGGATGGGCATCATCCAGGGCCACAACATGCTGGCCGTGCACGACGGCTTCGAGGGCCTCGCTCACGGACAG ATTGAGCCCATTGCCTGGACTGCAGTCAGTGGCTGGACTGGAAAGGGGGGATCTGAGCTGGGAACCAAGCG CTTGCTGCCCTCTAAGATGATTGAGGACATCAGCCTGAATATCGCTAAGTTCAACATCCATGCTCTGGTGATAATTGGTGGTTTTGAG GCGTATGTGGGTGGCCTGGAGATGGTGCAGGCCAGGGAGAAGTACGAGGAGCTGTGCATTCCCATGGTGGTCATCCCCGCCACCGTCTCCAACAACGTCCCTGGCTCCGACTTCAGTGTTGGCGCCGACACGGCCCTGAACACCATCGTTGAG ACTTGTGACAGGATCAAGCAGTCTGCAGCTGGCACCAAGAGGAGGGTGTTCATCATTGAGACCATGGGGGGTCACTGTGGATACCTGGCCACCATGGCAGGGCTGGCGGCAGGAGCCGACGCTGCATACATCTACGAGGATAAATTTGGCATCAGAGACCTGGAG GCAAATGTCGAGCATTTGGTTGAGAAGATGAAGACGACAGTGAAGAGAGGCTTGATTCTCAG GAATGAGAGCTGCAATCCCAACTACACAACTGACTTCATCTTCAACCTGTATTCTGAAGAGGGAAAGGGCGTGTTCGACTGCCGCAAGAATGTCCTGGGACACATGCAACAA GGTGGTACTCCAACACCTTTCGACAGGACCTTTGGAACAAAGATGGGAGCAAAGTCTGTCCTGTGGCTGACTGATAAACTGAAGGAGTGTTACCGCCATG GTCGTATTTTCGCCAACACACCTGACTCTGCCTGTATGTTGGGGATGAAAAAGAGATCACTGACCTTCCAGCCTCTAACCGAGCTGAAGGATCATACCGACTTTGA GCACCGCATCCCAAAGAAGGAGTGGTGGTTGAAGCTGAGGCCCATCATGAAGATCCTGGCCAAGTACAACGTCAGCCTGGACACCACTGAGCATGCCCACATGGAGCATGTGATCAAGAAGAGAGTCCAGCCGTGA